In Acanthochromis polyacanthus isolate Apoly-LR-REF ecotype Palm Island chromosome 9, KAUST_Apoly_ChrSc, whole genome shotgun sequence, the DNA window TCTTCGTTCCGCTCCAGTTTGAGAGATGCTACCTCCAGTCTCTTAGCAGATTGTTGTGTTCCTCTGCACACCAGAGCACTTCACAGCCCAACCATGAAGTCTCTCCTGTCACAACTAAAGTAGTTCCCGGGCTGTCTCTGCGCTCACTGATTGATATGGGATTTACAGATACCCAGGCAAAGCAGATATTTGAGTCTGTATCCAGTGTCAGGGGAGGAAGTGCTGCCAAGCATATTCTGTCAACGCTcacagttctgtttgttttgggcCTGAACCCTTCCAGTGTGCAGAAGCTGCTGGAGAAATGTCCTGAACTTTACACTGTCAAAGAAGCACAGCTTCAGCAACGAATAAGCAACCTGCGGAAACTAGGTTTAGTTGAAGGTGAGATGACAACCTGTGTGCTGCTCAATTTATCATTTAAGTGGAAGCAGACGATGCTCAGAGTGCTCCACGTGTATTTAACCCATATTCTTTCTTATCTCTTCGATAGGCAGTCTTCAGAGAATGGTAGCCCATTACCCCAAGATCCTGACTGTGCCTGTGAAGACAGTAAAAAATGTGGTGGCGTTCCTCAAAGAGAGGTGCCTGTTTACTTCCCAGCAGGCCTCAGACATCCTCAGAGACAGTCCAGCAGTTGTACTGGAGAACCTGGACCAGCTGGAGTACAAGTTTCAGGTCAGCAAGCAAATTTTGACAGCTAGCACTGACCATTCtacatattttagtttttaggtGGCTAAAACATGCCATGTCAATCAAAACCTTGGCACAGTTAGTTGCTAACCTAATTGAGATGTTGAGTTTACACActaaatgtgcagttttatgtGCTATTTATTGTTAGGCAGCAGCTTCCATTGTGAAGTGTTGTTTACACGGTAGAGCAATGCTGGTTTATTGACTTCTGGAAACCATGACTAAACATTATAGTCAAGGGCAGGTGTTTTATAAGACAACAGTGACCAGGTACTTTAATCAAACAAGCTGTTCcagttatataaaaatatatagtgTAAATATACATGCACTGATCAGACACAATGTTAAaaccacctgtctaatattgtgCAGGTCCCTGTTACACCAGTAAAACAGCTCTGATCTGCAATGCATGGTCACACAgttgcattttaattttatcTAAAGTGACATAAGAGAGTAGATACAGCACGAGGTAGGCAGGCAGAGCAGCACTAAGTACCTTGCTTAGAGTCCTCACTGGACAACTGCACCCtgactgggatttgaaccaccAGTCTCCTACACCCAAGTCAGGGGTGTTAATCACTTAGCTATCCAGCCATCACAAGTCCACACACAAGTTCCTTAAGTTGCAAGGTGGGGCCTCTATGGTTCGGGCTTGATTTTCCAGCACATCCTACTAATGCTCTATCAGAATGAGATCTGTATCCTTTGGACAACACTTTGATTTTTGTCATGGTCCTCAAACCATTTCTGAACGATAATGGCAGTGTTGTAGGGAGCATTATCCTCCTGAAAGAGGCCACTGCCAACAGAGAATACTGTTGCAACAATGATTCAGTACATGTTAAACTAACATTCACATGAatcccagcagaacattcacCCCAGATCATCACCCTGCCTCAGCTGGCTTGCCTTTTTCCCCATAGTGTGCAATCAAACTCTGTCATCCACATGACATACATCATTAGACCAGGTCTCATTCTTCCATTGCTTCATGGTCCGATGCCCATTTAAGCACACTGGCCAGTCTGCAGCTACACAGCAAGCTGTAATACACTGTCTGAACTGACACCTTTTTGTCAGAGAAATCATTAAGGTTTTCAGCAATTTGTGCAACAGTAGTTTCACAGTTAGATCGAGCGACACAGGTCAGCACATCAGCAAGCTTTGGGCGCCCATGACCCTGTCACCAGTTAACCAGTTGTCCTTCCCTACGCCGTTTTGGTAGCTGACTAACCAAAGCATACCTCACAAGACCTGACGTGCAGGTCCTCAAGTTGCTAATTTTTCCCATTTTAAGCATATCAGCTTGAAGAACTGGCTGTTTACTGGCTGCCTAGTGTATTCCACCCTATCATTAATGCCACTGTAAAACATAATCGATTCACTTCACttctcagtggttttaatgctgtgactGATCGGTTCAATTATAAATGCACCAGGTTGTGCTATTTTATCATTTCCTTTGTACAAAGCAGCATGGACCAATATTGTAAATCCACATCATACTCAGAATTTAAACATTGGCTGTATTCTCCCAGTTTTCGAATATGAACACAGAATGTCCTGCTTAGATTTGGTCTGTTATACAGGGTTGTAGTGCAGCTGTAGTGCTGCCCCTGGTGCCTGCAAGTGGCTGTGAATAATTACAATGTTTTTATGAGGTGATGCATGACTTGCTTGTGTCTACAGATTAAAACAAACATGGTTCGCATGAGGTTTTGTTCTGCCTGTCGCGTCAGACCAAATCCTTTAGCCACTAATAATCCTGATATGTACCATATTGCTAAATATAATATCTGCCTTATTGCTGTGAGTACATTGAATCTGAATAACTgcaaatattataaaatattctcagtttttttcctccctgtttTATCCTTTCATGGTTCTGTACTGCCAAACTGCTTTCACCGTCTCATTTATAACAGCATGTGTTCACTCATCTCTCCACAGTATGTCTACTTCCGAATGGGTGTCAAACAGTCAGAGATGGTGAAGTTCAGGTTGTTCCGTTTCCCTCTGGATGAAGTTCGCTGTCGACACATTTTTCTAGAGCGTCGGGGTTTCTACCAAACCCCCGACAAGAAAGGACAGACGACCATCATAAACCCCAAACTGGACAGCATCCTTAACAATGACCTGGACACTTTCCTCACACATGTTGCCCAGGCGACAGCAGAGGAGTTTGATGTATTTCAGAAACTGTTAGCAAGAGAATGGAAGGAAGAAGAGCTGCAACAGGGCAAGATTGAAGCTGAAAGTGctgatgataatgatgaagaagaagatgatgatgatggagatcatgatgatgatgatgatgatgatgacgacgaCGAGGAGCAAACTGGAGGAAAACGTGGATAtgggaagaggagaaaaaaatgagtcacCTGTGAGATTCTTGAATAATTTCTATGAAATGACATGATTAGAAAGAATGAATCATCTGATACAATCAATAAAATGCTCCTTGGGGGTTATTATTATGTTATGGAATATTCCTGTCTAAAACACACATGGTAACATAATATTTTGGTTATTGCTACCTAGACTGCTCTCTTAAACTGAGTGAATGTTTTCATGTGGAGTTGATTTTTCTGTTGACTAAGTGACGTCATCAGGACGTGAGATGCGATGACGATAGTGTGAGGTCAGCCTCATGAATCAGGACTATGTGGACCCGTTCTGTCAGGCATGGACAGCGTGACAAATTCCTCCCCTGCAATCTTTTTGCAGCTTTCATTAAAAGTAAGAAGGAAACAGTTTACAGTCGAGATGGTTTTCAAATGTGCTGTGGAAccaaaattagtttttaaacTTTGTGAGCAGGAAGCACTGTAAAGGAAATGACCTGAAGAGCACCGAAGAGGATGAAAAGCTCCACCCCGTTACTATGTAACAGCCAAGTGGTTCTGCTTTCCACATCTCCATATTATCTCTTTGAATCAACAGAGAGTACAGATAAGGCCAGTGTGTGAGAGGAGTCCTATAAAACAACCATTGATTTATAGAAGAGTTAAGCCTCATGGATGTGCAGCAGGGACAGATGTTTCAGGTTTGGACATCAGGTAAGGTCACTCATCTTTAGTTAATCGATAATTTGTCAATAAGTGTGTTTTTGCAAAGTTTAAATAGATCCaagtaatattttgtttttgcgtTGAATGTATTTGAAACATTTAGGGAGGTGGGGAGGTGGTGGCATCATGTTGCTGTTATTCTGCTAAAGATGTCCATTAAATCCTCATGCCCCGCCTGATTTAGGAGATTCACAAAAAAGATAGGAGTTAAATACAGGACCCCAGTAAGAGTTCAGTGCACCTTTTATTACTGATAT includes these proteins:
- the mterf4 gene encoding transcription termination factor 4, mitochondrial gives rise to the protein MCTRVAVRQILRWGVRNATSSVFVPLQFERCYLQSLSRLLCSSAHQSTSQPNHEVSPVTTKVVPGLSLRSLIDMGFTDTQAKQIFESVSSVRGGSAAKHILSTLTVLFVLGLNPSSVQKLLEKCPELYTVKEAQLQQRISNLRKLGLVEGSLQRMVAHYPKILTVPVKTVKNVVAFLKERCLFTSQQASDILRDSPAVVLENLDQLEYKFQYVYFRMGVKQSEMVKFRLFRFPLDEVRCRHIFLERRGFYQTPDKKGQTTIINPKLDSILNNDLDTFLTHVAQATAEEFDVFQKLLAREWKEEELQQGKIEAESADDNDEEEDDDDGDHDDDDDDDDDDEEQTGGKRGYGKRRKK